The following proteins come from a genomic window of Kitasatospora sp. NBC_01246:
- a CDS encoding helix-turn-helix transcriptional regulator: MGMLYGREQEQAVVDALLDGAKAGRSGVLVLRGEPGIGKTALLEYAVAAGGGAFRVIRATGVEYEAELPFAGLSLLLASGLDRLAALPGPQRRSLEGAFGLGDAAAPAQPGGDRLLTGLATLGLLAELASDQPLLCVVDDVQWLDRASLDALLLAARRLQAEGVALLLATRDAGASGTSGDGLPPTGLPELRLAGLAEPAAALLLDSRTASALTGDVRRRMLAESAGNPLALTELPVPVEGSAADRAGAASGGLALTSRLQIAFHGQVTGLPPATQTLLLVAAAEENGDLDVVLAAAAALGVGADHLAPAEEAGLVALGADRRLAFRHPLLRAAILQRAPTQQRLTVHRAIGGALENGDRRTWHLALAATAPDADLADALERTAVSAETRGAHGGAAAAYERAARLTPDRDGATRRLVLAAEAATEEGKLAQAEALAEQAGVRTDSVFAHALLDQVRATAHFWRGSYPAAYRLLLDAAGTDIEAPHAARMLLQAFHAAWYAGEEPVVAVLDRLAALPLAEGDPLTPLARHLSAAVLPALGRPAPPLPAARDTAAAARRAGAETPSDLVQLCGVTLVLGRDAETVELGAELVAEARAKGTVGVLPTLQFFLAEAELFHGRHRDAEVTATEALALARDTGQHQWVSQLSALLGFLAALRGAEQECAALTATARTATALTHTNTGTGPGGGEPAPAPGEPWAQWALALLDLGRGRAADAAERLQALTTGPYRHHVGATRAVPDLVEAAVRLGTPERAAEPYERFARWAGATAVPWAEALRLRCQALLGPDELAESAYRAALDLHDGTHRPFEQARTALLYGEWLRRERRRTDARPHLRAALETFELLAAHPWADRARTELTATGAGAPAPADAPVGPLATLTPQELQIVRLAARGLTNRDIAAQLFLSPRTVGHHLYKAYPKLGVTARTDLPDLL; this comes from the coding sequence ATGGGGATGCTCTACGGGCGGGAACAGGAGCAGGCCGTCGTCGACGCGCTGCTCGACGGCGCGAAGGCGGGCCGCAGCGGGGTGCTGGTGCTGCGCGGCGAGCCGGGGATCGGCAAGACCGCGCTGCTGGAGTACGCGGTGGCGGCGGGCGGCGGCGCGTTCCGGGTGATCCGGGCGACCGGCGTCGAGTACGAGGCCGAACTCCCTTTCGCCGGGCTCAGTCTGCTGCTCGCCTCCGGGCTGGACCGGCTCGCCGCCCTGCCTGGCCCGCAACGGCGTTCCCTGGAGGGCGCGTTCGGCCTGGGGGACGCCGCCGCACCGGCGCAGCCGGGCGGCGACCGGCTGCTCACCGGTCTCGCGACGCTCGGCCTGCTCGCCGAACTCGCCTCCGACCAGCCCCTGTTGTGTGTCGTCGACGATGTGCAGTGGCTGGACCGGGCCTCGCTGGACGCCCTGCTGCTCGCCGCCCGCAGGCTCCAGGCGGAGGGCGTCGCCCTCCTGCTCGCCACCCGGGACGCGGGCGCCTCCGGCACCTCCGGCGACGGTCTGCCGCCGACCGGCCTGCCCGAACTCCGGCTGGCCGGGCTCGCCGAGCCCGCCGCCGCCCTGCTGCTCGACTCCCGCACCGCGTCGGCGCTGACCGGCGACGTCCGCCGCAGGATGCTCGCCGAGTCCGCGGGCAACCCGCTGGCGCTCACCGAACTGCCCGTCCCGGTCGAGGGATCCGCCGCCGACCGGGCGGGGGCGGCCTCCGGCGGGCTGGCGCTCACCAGCCGTCTGCAGATCGCCTTCCACGGCCAGGTCACCGGTCTGCCGCCGGCCACCCAGACCCTGCTGCTGGTCGCCGCCGCCGAGGAGAACGGTGACCTCGACGTCGTGCTGGCGGCCGCGGCCGCCCTCGGCGTGGGCGCCGACCACCTCGCCCCCGCCGAGGAGGCGGGCCTGGTCGCCCTGGGCGCCGACCGCCGCCTCGCGTTCCGGCACCCGCTGCTGCGCGCCGCAATCCTGCAACGCGCGCCGACACAACAGCGTCTGACGGTCCACCGGGCCATCGGCGGAGCCCTGGAGAACGGCGACCGCCGGACCTGGCACCTGGCCCTCGCCGCCACCGCGCCCGACGCCGACCTCGCCGACGCCCTGGAGCGCACCGCCGTCAGCGCGGAGACCAGGGGCGCGCACGGCGGCGCCGCCGCCGCGTACGAGCGCGCCGCCCGGCTCACCCCCGACCGCGACGGCGCCACCCGGCGCCTGGTGCTGGCGGCCGAGGCCGCCACCGAGGAGGGCAAGCTGGCACAGGCCGAGGCGCTCGCCGAGCAGGCCGGAGTCCGGACGGACAGCGTCTTCGCGCACGCCCTGCTGGACCAGGTCCGGGCCACCGCGCACTTCTGGCGCGGCTCCTACCCGGCGGCCTACCGGCTGCTGCTGGACGCGGCCGGTACGGACATCGAGGCGCCGCACGCCGCCCGGATGCTGCTCCAGGCCTTCCACGCGGCCTGGTACGCCGGCGAGGAGCCGGTGGTCGCCGTGCTCGACCGGCTCGCCGCGCTCCCGCTGGCGGAGGGGGATCCGCTCACCCCGCTCGCCCGCCACCTGTCGGCGGCCGTCCTGCCCGCGCTGGGCCGCCCGGCCCCGCCGCTGCCGGCCGCCCGCGACACCGCGGCGGCGGCCCGTCGGGCGGGCGCCGAGACGCCGAGCGACCTGGTCCAGCTCTGCGGGGTGACGCTGGTCCTCGGCCGGGACGCCGAAACGGTGGAACTCGGCGCCGAACTCGTCGCCGAGGCCCGGGCCAAGGGCACCGTCGGGGTGCTGCCCACGCTGCAGTTCTTCCTCGCCGAGGCGGAGCTGTTCCACGGGCGGCACCGCGACGCCGAGGTCACCGCCACCGAGGCCCTGGCCCTGGCCCGGGACACCGGCCAGCACCAGTGGGTCAGCCAACTCAGCGCCCTGCTCGGCTTCCTGGCCGCGCTGCGCGGCGCGGAGCAGGAGTGCGCCGCGCTCACCGCGACCGCGCGGACGGCGACGGCGCTCACCCATACCAACACCGGGACGGGGCCCGGCGGCGGCGAACCCGCGCCCGCGCCCGGGGAGCCCTGGGCCCAGTGGGCGCTCGCCCTGCTCGACCTCGGCCGGGGCCGCGCCGCCGACGCCGCCGAGCGCCTCCAGGCGCTCACCACCGGCCCCTACCGCCACCACGTGGGCGCCACCCGGGCCGTCCCCGACCTGGTCGAGGCCGCCGTCCGGCTGGGCACCCCGGAGCGGGCCGCCGAACCGTACGAGCGCTTCGCCCGCTGGGCCGGCGCCACCGCCGTGCCGTGGGCCGAGGCGCTGCGGCTGCGCTGCCAGGCACTGCTCGGGCCGGACGAACTCGCCGAGTCCGCCTACCGCGCGGCCCTCGACCTCCACGACGGCACCCATCGCCCCTTCGAGCAGGCCCGCACCGCGCTGCTCTACGGCGAGTGGCTGCGCCGCGAACGCCGACGCACGGACGCCCGCCCGCACCTGCGCGCCGCCCTGGAGACCTTCGAACTGCTCGCCGCCCACCCGTGGGCCGACCGCGCCCGCACCGAACTCACCGCCACCGGAGCCGGCGCCCCGGCCCCCGCCGACGCCCCGGTGGGGCCCCTGGCCACCCTCACCCCGCAGGAACTGCAGATCGTCCGGCTGGCGGCGCGGGGGCTCACCAACCGCGACATCGCGGCCCAGCTCTTCCTCAGCCCGCGCACGGTCGGCCACCACCTCTACAAGGCCTACCCCAAGCTCGGCGTCACCGCCCGCACCGACCTCCCGGACCTCCTCTGA
- a CDS encoding nuclear transport factor 2 family protein → MNDIQVTDLHRLAERYLAAWNETDPAARRKLVDEAWAEDGSYTDPLAAVTGRDGVDALIGAAQAQFPGLEFTLGPVDAHHDIARFTWNLGPAGGEALVVGFDVLVAGPNGRIASVYGFLDRVPGA, encoded by the coding sequence ATGAACGACATTCAGGTGACCGACCTCCACCGGCTCGCCGAGCGCTACCTCGCCGCCTGGAACGAGACCGACCCGGCCGCCCGCCGCAAGCTGGTCGACGAGGCGTGGGCCGAGGACGGCAGCTACACCGACCCGCTGGCCGCCGTCACCGGCCGGGACGGCGTCGACGCCCTGATCGGCGCGGCCCAGGCGCAGTTCCCCGGCCTGGAGTTCACCCTCGGTCCGGTCGACGCGCACCACGACATCGCCCGGTTCACCTGGAACCTCGGACCGGCGGGCGGGGAGGCGCTGGTGGTCGGGTTCGACGTGCTGGTCGCCGGTCCGAACGGCCGGATCGCCTCGGTGTACGGCTTCCTGGACCGCGTCCCGGGCGCCTGA